The Carassius gibelio isolate Cgi1373 ecotype wild population from Czech Republic chromosome B14, carGib1.2-hapl.c, whole genome shotgun sequence genome has a segment encoding these proteins:
- the tmem144b gene encoding transmembrane protein 144b isoform X2 → MHCYNNKCSAYSLKPLSSNEASSTDTTYGFVACVISVLFYGSYFVPVKTVDTGDGMFFQWICCSAIWFVGLVTDTLFRPSRAHPAAMLGGALWATGNITAVPVVKFIGLGLGILLWGSSAMLIGWTSSRFGWFGLNPEEVSKPIHNYCGAGLCLLSAIIFFFVKTDVQKRTSAETMPLLIDDRRLNPDSTSPSDSWVDTISPKSKRVFGCILAVFSGVLYGSSFMPVFYIKVHATTNSSMFTGSSQKETDYCFAHYSGIFLTSTVYFLAYCAVMKNRPRIYPRAILPGFLCGLMWGLATYSWLMANYYLSAVITFPIVNAGYGLVAALWGSVVFKEVKVGTWELAAVCFGYLCCSGWLPANSLFKDLSLYVMLPQDGNDGSSFKPNLHNVSCLEALGVNCTFLL, encoded by the exons ATGCATTGCTACAATAACAAATGCAGTGCTTACTCCCTGA AGCCCTTGTCCTCTAATGAAGCCAGTAGTACAGACACCACTTATGGCTTTGTGGCCTGTGTGATTTCAGTGCTGTTTTATGGAAGTTATTTTGTTCCTGTCAAAACGGTTGATACTGGTGATG GAATGTTTTTTCAGTGGATTTGCTGTTCAGCTATCTGGTTTGTTGGACTGGTTACGGACACATTGTTCCGCCCCTCCAGAGCCCATCCTGCTGCTATGCTTGGAGGAGCACTTTGGGCAACTG GAAATATAACAGCAGTCCCAGTTGTGAAGTTTATTGGCCTTGGACTTGGAATTTTGCTTTGGGGATCCAGTGCAATGCTAATTGGATGGACAAGCTCAAG GTTTGGCTGGTTTGGTCTGAATCCAGAGGAAGTATCCAAACCAATACACAATTATTGTGGAGCTGGCCTTTGTCTGCTAAG TGCCATCATATTCTTCTTTGTGAAAACTGATGTTCAGAAACGCACATCTGCCGAAACCATGCCTTTGTTGATTGATGATAGG AGGTTGAATCCAGACAGCACAAGCCCCAGTGATTCATGGGTGGACACAATTTCACCAAAGAGCAAGAGAGTATT TGGCTGCATCTTGGCCGTATTTTCAGGTGTCCTTTATGGTTCTTCTTTTATGCCTGTTTTCTATATTAAAGTCCATGCCACAACCAATTCTAGTATGTTCACTGGATCCAGTCAGAAGG AAACTGACTACTGCTTTGCCCATTACAGTGGAATTTTCCTCACAAGCACAGTGTATTTTCTTGCTTACTGTGCAGTCATGAAGAACAGGCCTCGGATTTATCCCAGAGCCATCTTACCTG GTTTTTTGTGTGGCCTCATGTGGGGATTAGCCACATATTCCTGGCTTATGGCAAATTACTACCTTAGTGCAGTGATCACATTCCCTATAGTTAATGCT GGTTATGGCTTAGTCGCTGCTCTGTGGGGAAGTGTGGTGTTTAAAGAGGTCAAAGTAG GGACTTGGGAACTTGCTGCTGTTTGCTTTGGCTACTTGTGTTGTTCTGGCTGGCTCCCTGCTAACAGCCTATTCAAAGATTTGAGTCTGTACGTTATGTTACCACAAGATGGCAATGATGGATCAAGTTTTAAGCCAAACTTGCATAATGTCAGTTGCTTGGAAGCCCTTGGTGTGAATTGCACGTTTCTGctttag
- the tmem144b gene encoding transmembrane protein 144b isoform X4: MEVILFLSKRLILVMECFFSGFAVQLSGLLDWLRTHCSAPPEPILLLCLEEHFGQLIYLSGNITAVPVVKFIGLGLGILLWGSSAMLIGWTSSRFGWFGLNPEEVSKPIHNYCGAGLCLLSAIIFFFVKTDVQKRTSAETMPLLIDDRRLNPDSTSPSDSWVDTISPKSKRVFGCILAVFSGVLYGSSFMPVFYIKVHATTNSSMFTGSSQKETDYCFAHYSGIFLTSTVYFLAYCAVMKNRPRIYPRAILPGFLCGLMWGLATYSWLMANYYLSAVITFPIVNAGYGLVAALWGSVVFKEVKVGTWELAAVCFGYLCCSGWLPANSLFKDLSLYVMLPQDGNDGSSFKPNLHNVSCLEALGVNCTFLL; this comes from the exons ATGGAAGTTATTTTGTTCCTGTCAAAACGGTTGATACTGGTGATG GAATGTTTTTTCAGTGGATTTGCTGTTCAGCTATCTGGTTTGTTGGACTGGTTACGGACACATTGTTCCGCCCCTCCAGAGCCCATCCTGCTGCTATGCTTGGAGGAGCACTTTGGGCAACTG ATTTACCTCTCAGGAAATATAACAGCAGTCCCAGTTGTGAAGTTTATTGGCCTTGGACTTGGAATTTTGCTTTGGGGATCCAGTGCAATGCTAATTGGATGGACAAGCTCAAG GTTTGGCTGGTTTGGTCTGAATCCAGAGGAAGTATCCAAACCAATACACAATTATTGTGGAGCTGGCCTTTGTCTGCTAAG TGCCATCATATTCTTCTTTGTGAAAACTGATGTTCAGAAACGCACATCTGCCGAAACCATGCCTTTGTTGATTGATGATAGG AGGTTGAATCCAGACAGCACAAGCCCCAGTGATTCATGGGTGGACACAATTTCACCAAAGAGCAAGAGAGTATT TGGCTGCATCTTGGCCGTATTTTCAGGTGTCCTTTATGGTTCTTCTTTTATGCCTGTTTTCTATATTAAAGTCCATGCCACAACCAATTCTAGTATGTTCACTGGATCCAGTCAGAAGG AAACTGACTACTGCTTTGCCCATTACAGTGGAATTTTCCTCACAAGCACAGTGTATTTTCTTGCTTACTGTGCAGTCATGAAGAACAGGCCTCGGATTTATCCCAGAGCCATCTTACCTG GTTTTTTGTGTGGCCTCATGTGGGGATTAGCCACATATTCCTGGCTTATGGCAAATTACTACCTTAGTGCAGTGATCACATTCCCTATAGTTAATGCT GGTTATGGCTTAGTCGCTGCTCTGTGGGGAAGTGTGGTGTTTAAAGAGGTCAAAGTAG GGACTTGGGAACTTGCTGCTGTTTGCTTTGGCTACTTGTGTTGTTCTGGCTGGCTCCCTGCTAACAGCCTATTCAAAGATTTGAGTCTGTACGTTATGTTACCACAAGATGGCAATGATGGATCAAGTTTTAAGCCAAACTTGCATAATGTCAGTTGCTTGGAAGCCCTTGGTGTGAATTGCACGTTTCTGctttag
- the tmem144b gene encoding transmembrane protein 144b isoform X1: protein MALLAVIVLFVVRCCSTLSVEEPLSSNEASSTDTTYGFVACVISVLFYGSYFVPVKTVDTGDGMFFQWICCSAIWFVGLVTDTLFRPSRAHPAAMLGGALWATGNITAVPVVKFIGLGLGILLWGSSAMLIGWTSSRFGWFGLNPEEVSKPIHNYCGAGLCLLSAIIFFFVKTDVQKRTSAETMPLLIDDRRLNPDSTSPSDSWVDTISPKSKRVFGCILAVFSGVLYGSSFMPVFYIKVHATTNSSMFTGSSQKETDYCFAHYSGIFLTSTVYFLAYCAVMKNRPRIYPRAILPGFLCGLMWGLATYSWLMANYYLSAVITFPIVNAGYGLVAALWGSVVFKEVKVGTWELAAVCFGYLCCSGWLPANSLFKDLSLYVMLPQDGNDGSSFKPNLHNVSCLEALGVNCTFLL, encoded by the exons ATGGCTTTACTAGCTGTAATTGTGCTTTTTGTTGTAAGATGCTGTAGCACATTGTCAGTTGAAG AGCCCTTGTCCTCTAATGAAGCCAGTAGTACAGACACCACTTATGGCTTTGTGGCCTGTGTGATTTCAGTGCTGTTTTATGGAAGTTATTTTGTTCCTGTCAAAACGGTTGATACTGGTGATG GAATGTTTTTTCAGTGGATTTGCTGTTCAGCTATCTGGTTTGTTGGACTGGTTACGGACACATTGTTCCGCCCCTCCAGAGCCCATCCTGCTGCTATGCTTGGAGGAGCACTTTGGGCAACTG GAAATATAACAGCAGTCCCAGTTGTGAAGTTTATTGGCCTTGGACTTGGAATTTTGCTTTGGGGATCCAGTGCAATGCTAATTGGATGGACAAGCTCAAG GTTTGGCTGGTTTGGTCTGAATCCAGAGGAAGTATCCAAACCAATACACAATTATTGTGGAGCTGGCCTTTGTCTGCTAAG TGCCATCATATTCTTCTTTGTGAAAACTGATGTTCAGAAACGCACATCTGCCGAAACCATGCCTTTGTTGATTGATGATAGG AGGTTGAATCCAGACAGCACAAGCCCCAGTGATTCATGGGTGGACACAATTTCACCAAAGAGCAAGAGAGTATT TGGCTGCATCTTGGCCGTATTTTCAGGTGTCCTTTATGGTTCTTCTTTTATGCCTGTTTTCTATATTAAAGTCCATGCCACAACCAATTCTAGTATGTTCACTGGATCCAGTCAGAAGG AAACTGACTACTGCTTTGCCCATTACAGTGGAATTTTCCTCACAAGCACAGTGTATTTTCTTGCTTACTGTGCAGTCATGAAGAACAGGCCTCGGATTTATCCCAGAGCCATCTTACCTG GTTTTTTGTGTGGCCTCATGTGGGGATTAGCCACATATTCCTGGCTTATGGCAAATTACTACCTTAGTGCAGTGATCACATTCCCTATAGTTAATGCT GGTTATGGCTTAGTCGCTGCTCTGTGGGGAAGTGTGGTGTTTAAAGAGGTCAAAGTAG GGACTTGGGAACTTGCTGCTGTTTGCTTTGGCTACTTGTGTTGTTCTGGCTGGCTCCCTGCTAACAGCCTATTCAAAGATTTGAGTCTGTACGTTATGTTACCACAAGATGGCAATGATGGATCAAGTTTTAAGCCAAACTTGCATAATGTCAGTTGCTTGGAAGCCCTTGGTGTGAATTGCACGTTTCTGctttag
- the tmem144b gene encoding transmembrane protein 144b isoform X3, with protein MHCYNNKCSAYSLSKGQSRTLMALLAVIVLFVVRCCSTLSVEEPLSSNEASSTDTTYGFVACVISVLFYGSYFVPVKTVDTGDGMFFQWICCSAIWFVGLVTDTLFRPSRAHPAAMLGGALWATGNITAVPVVKFIGLGLGILLWGSSAMLIGWTSSRFGWFGLNPEEVSKPIHNYCGAGLCLLSAIIFFFVKTDVQKRTSAETMPLLIDDRRLNPDSTSPSDSWVDTISPKSKRVFGCILAVFSGVLYGSSFMPVFYIKVHATTNSSMFTGSSQKETDYCFAHYSGIFLTSTVYFLAYCAVMKNRPRIYPRAILPGFLCGLMWGLATYSWLMANYYLSAVITFPIVNAGYGLVAALWGSVVFKEVKGLGNLLLFALATCVVLAGSLLTAYSKI; from the exons ATGCATTGCTACAATAACAAATGCAGTGCTTACTCCCTGAGTAAGGGGCAAAGCAGGACACTGATGGCTTTACTAGCTGTAATTGTGCTTTTTGTTGTAAGATGCTGTAGCACATTGTCAGTTGAAG AGCCCTTGTCCTCTAATGAAGCCAGTAGTACAGACACCACTTATGGCTTTGTGGCCTGTGTGATTTCAGTGCTGTTTTATGGAAGTTATTTTGTTCCTGTCAAAACGGTTGATACTGGTGATG GAATGTTTTTTCAGTGGATTTGCTGTTCAGCTATCTGGTTTGTTGGACTGGTTACGGACACATTGTTCCGCCCCTCCAGAGCCCATCCTGCTGCTATGCTTGGAGGAGCACTTTGGGCAACTG GAAATATAACAGCAGTCCCAGTTGTGAAGTTTATTGGCCTTGGACTTGGAATTTTGCTTTGGGGATCCAGTGCAATGCTAATTGGATGGACAAGCTCAAG GTTTGGCTGGTTTGGTCTGAATCCAGAGGAAGTATCCAAACCAATACACAATTATTGTGGAGCTGGCCTTTGTCTGCTAAG TGCCATCATATTCTTCTTTGTGAAAACTGATGTTCAGAAACGCACATCTGCCGAAACCATGCCTTTGTTGATTGATGATAGG AGGTTGAATCCAGACAGCACAAGCCCCAGTGATTCATGGGTGGACACAATTTCACCAAAGAGCAAGAGAGTATT TGGCTGCATCTTGGCCGTATTTTCAGGTGTCCTTTATGGTTCTTCTTTTATGCCTGTTTTCTATATTAAAGTCCATGCCACAACCAATTCTAGTATGTTCACTGGATCCAGTCAGAAGG AAACTGACTACTGCTTTGCCCATTACAGTGGAATTTTCCTCACAAGCACAGTGTATTTTCTTGCTTACTGTGCAGTCATGAAGAACAGGCCTCGGATTTATCCCAGAGCCATCTTACCTG GTTTTTTGTGTGGCCTCATGTGGGGATTAGCCACATATTCCTGGCTTATGGCAAATTACTACCTTAGTGCAGTGATCACATTCCCTATAGTTAATGCT GGTTATGGCTTAGTCGCTGCTCTGTGGGGAAGTGTGGTGTTTAAAGAGGTCAAA GGACTTGGGAACTTGCTGCTGTTTGCTTTGGCTACTTGTGTTGTTCTGGCTGGCTCCCTGCTAACAGCCTATTCAAAGATTTGA
- the tmem144b gene encoding transmembrane protein 144b isoform X5 produces the protein MALLAVIVLFVVRCCSTLSVEEPLSSNEASSTDTTYGFVACVISVLFYGSYFVPVKTVDTGDGMFFQWICCSAIWFVGLVTDTLFRPSRAHPAAMLGGALWATGNITAVPVVKFIGLGLGILLWGSSAMLIGWTSSRFGWFGLNPEEVSKPIHNYCGAGLCLLSAIIFFFVKTDVQKRTSAETMPLLIDDRRLNPDSTSPSDSWVDTISPKSKRVFGCILAVFSGVLYGSSFMPVFYIKVHATTNSSMFTGSSQKETDYCFAHYSGIFLTSTVYFLAYCAVMKNRPRIYPRAILPGAGRTSQNTQGELRRIELCPCRCP, from the exons ATGGCTTTACTAGCTGTAATTGTGCTTTTTGTTGTAAGATGCTGTAGCACATTGTCAGTTGAAG AGCCCTTGTCCTCTAATGAAGCCAGTAGTACAGACACCACTTATGGCTTTGTGGCCTGTGTGATTTCAGTGCTGTTTTATGGAAGTTATTTTGTTCCTGTCAAAACGGTTGATACTGGTGATG GAATGTTTTTTCAGTGGATTTGCTGTTCAGCTATCTGGTTTGTTGGACTGGTTACGGACACATTGTTCCGCCCCTCCAGAGCCCATCCTGCTGCTATGCTTGGAGGAGCACTTTGGGCAACTG GAAATATAACAGCAGTCCCAGTTGTGAAGTTTATTGGCCTTGGACTTGGAATTTTGCTTTGGGGATCCAGTGCAATGCTAATTGGATGGACAAGCTCAAG GTTTGGCTGGTTTGGTCTGAATCCAGAGGAAGTATCCAAACCAATACACAATTATTGTGGAGCTGGCCTTTGTCTGCTAAG TGCCATCATATTCTTCTTTGTGAAAACTGATGTTCAGAAACGCACATCTGCCGAAACCATGCCTTTGTTGATTGATGATAGG AGGTTGAATCCAGACAGCACAAGCCCCAGTGATTCATGGGTGGACACAATTTCACCAAAGAGCAAGAGAGTATT TGGCTGCATCTTGGCCGTATTTTCAGGTGTCCTTTATGGTTCTTCTTTTATGCCTGTTTTCTATATTAAAGTCCATGCCACAACCAATTCTAGTATGTTCACTGGATCCAGTCAGAAGG AAACTGACTACTGCTTTGCCCATTACAGTGGAATTTTCCTCACAAGCACAGTGTATTTTCTTGCTTACTGTGCAGTCATGAAGAACAGGCCTCGGATTTATCCCAGAGCCATCTTACCTG gtgcaggaagGACTTCGCAGAATACGcaaggagaacttcgcagaataGAGCTCTGTccgtgtcgctgtccgtga
- the adh5l gene encoding alcohol dehydrogenase class-3-like isoform X1 — protein METEGKVIKCKAAVAWEPGKALSIEEVEVAPPKAHEVRIEIVASGLCHSDWAYLYDAAKMKPQPFPLILGHEGAGIVESVGPGVTKVSKGDKVIPLFLPQCGQCERCLSPKTNLCTKNWDKTQQGVLADGTSRITCKNQQIYQFIGVSTFSEYTVVPEDNVTKIHPDAPLDKVCLLGCGVSTGYGAAVNTGKVESGSTCAVFGLGAVGLAAVMGCKAAGASRIIAVDINPDKSEIAKTFGATEFVNPKEHSQPIQEVLRKLTNGGVDFSIECVGNVGVMRAAVEACTPAGGICVIVGWIEVEELSLAPLDILLGRTLKGTYFGGWKSVEAVPRLVQDYMSGKLLLDEFVTHRLTLDQVNQAFDHMITGKSIRTVIEM, from the exons ATGGAAACTGAGGGTAAG GTGATCAAGTGCAAGGCAGCAGTGGCCTGGGAACCAGGAAAAGCACTCTCCATTGAGGAGGTGGAGGTTGCCCCTCCCAAAGCTCATGAAGTACGAATTGAG ATAGTAGCATCTGGACTATGCCACTCAGATTGGGCTTACCTGtatgatgctgctaaaatgaAGCCACAGCCTTTTCCTTTGATCCTGGGACATGAAGGGGCTGGGATTGTTGAGAGTGTTGGTCCAGGTGTCACAAAGGTATCTAAAG GAGATAAAGTCATTCCTCTGTTCCTGCCACAGTGTGGACAGTGTGAACGCTGCCTGAGTCCAAAGACAAACCTCTGCACCAAAAACTG GGACAAAACTCAACAGGGTGTTCTTGCAGATGGCACCAGCAGGATCACCTGCAAGAATCAGCAGATTTACCAGTTTATTGGTGTCAGCACCTTCTCTGAATACACTGTTGTGCCAGAGGACAATGTCACCAAGATTCACCCGGATGCTCCACTGGACAAAGTCTGTCTGCTGGGCTGTGGAGTGTCTACAGGATATGGAGCAGCAGTGAACACAGGCAAA GTAGAATCTGGCTCTACATGTGCGGTGTTTGGTTTGGGAGCTGTTGGACTGGCAGCTGTCATGGGATGCAAGGCTGCTGGAGCTTCCAGGATCATCGCTGTAGACATCAATCCAGACAAGTCTGAGATCGCCAAGACTTTTGGAGCAACTGAGTTTGTGAACCCTAAAGAGCACAGTCAACCCATTCAGGAGGTGCTGAGGAAGCTGACTAATGGTGGCGTTGACTTCTCTATTGAGTGTGTGGGGAATGTAGGAGTAATG AGAGCAGCTGTGGAAGCGTGTACTCCTGCAGGGGGAATCTGTGTGATTGTGGGTTGGATTGAGGTGGAGGAACTTTCCCTGGCACCCCTGGATATCCTACTAGGAAGAACTCTGAAAGGCACTTATTTTGGAG GTTGGAAGAGTGTTGAGGCGGTGCCCAGACTTGTTCAAGACTATATGAGCGGGAAGCTTTTGCTGGATGAATTTGTGACACACAGACTGACTCTAGATCAGGTTAACCAGGCCTTTGATCACATGATCACTGGGAAAAG TATCCGGACAGTAATTGAGATGTGA
- the adh5l gene encoding alcohol dehydrogenase class-3-like isoform X2, whose protein sequence is MKPQPFPLILGHEGAGIVESVGPGVTKVSKGDKVIPLFLPQCGQCERCLSPKTNLCTKNWDKTQQGVLADGTSRITCKNQQIYQFIGVSTFSEYTVVPEDNVTKIHPDAPLDKVCLLGCGVSTGYGAAVNTGKVESGSTCAVFGLGAVGLAAVMGCKAAGASRIIAVDINPDKSEIAKTFGATEFVNPKEHSQPIQEVLRKLTNGGVDFSIECVGNVGVMRAAVEACTPAGGICVIVGWIEVEELSLAPLDILLGRTLKGTYFGGWKSVEAVPRLVQDYMSGKLLLDEFVTHRLTLDQVNQAFDHMITGKSIRTVIEM, encoded by the exons atgaAGCCACAGCCTTTTCCTTTGATCCTGGGACATGAAGGGGCTGGGATTGTTGAGAGTGTTGGTCCAGGTGTCACAAAGGTATCTAAAG GAGATAAAGTCATTCCTCTGTTCCTGCCACAGTGTGGACAGTGTGAACGCTGCCTGAGTCCAAAGACAAACCTCTGCACCAAAAACTG GGACAAAACTCAACAGGGTGTTCTTGCAGATGGCACCAGCAGGATCACCTGCAAGAATCAGCAGATTTACCAGTTTATTGGTGTCAGCACCTTCTCTGAATACACTGTTGTGCCAGAGGACAATGTCACCAAGATTCACCCGGATGCTCCACTGGACAAAGTCTGTCTGCTGGGCTGTGGAGTGTCTACAGGATATGGAGCAGCAGTGAACACAGGCAAA GTAGAATCTGGCTCTACATGTGCGGTGTTTGGTTTGGGAGCTGTTGGACTGGCAGCTGTCATGGGATGCAAGGCTGCTGGAGCTTCCAGGATCATCGCTGTAGACATCAATCCAGACAAGTCTGAGATCGCCAAGACTTTTGGAGCAACTGAGTTTGTGAACCCTAAAGAGCACAGTCAACCCATTCAGGAGGTGCTGAGGAAGCTGACTAATGGTGGCGTTGACTTCTCTATTGAGTGTGTGGGGAATGTAGGAGTAATG AGAGCAGCTGTGGAAGCGTGTACTCCTGCAGGGGGAATCTGTGTGATTGTGGGTTGGATTGAGGTGGAGGAACTTTCCCTGGCACCCCTGGATATCCTACTAGGAAGAACTCTGAAAGGCACTTATTTTGGAG GTTGGAAGAGTGTTGAGGCGGTGCCCAGACTTGTTCAAGACTATATGAGCGGGAAGCTTTTGCTGGATGAATTTGTGACACACAGACTGACTCTAGATCAGGTTAACCAGGCCTTTGATCACATGATCACTGGGAAAAG TATCCGGACAGTAATTGAGATGTGA
- the zgc:77938 gene encoding alcohol dehydrogenase class-3-like, whose amino-acid sequence METEGKVIKCKAAVAWEPGKPFSIEEVEVAPPKAHEVRIKIVASGVCHTDWTFLHEVGKTMNPQPFPVILGHEGAGVVESVGPGVTKMSKGDKVIPLVVPQCGQCERCLSPKTNLCTKNWEMNQKCLLADGTSRITCKNQQIYQFIGVSTFSEYTVVPEDNVTKIHPDAPLDKVCLLGCGVSTGYGAAVNTGKVESGSTCAVFGLGAVGLAAVMGCKAAGASRIIAVDINPDKSEIAKTFGATEFVNPKEHSQPIQEVLRKLTNGGVDFSLECVGNVGVMRSAVEACTPAGGVCVMVGWTRMGELTLVSEDILLGKTLKGSYFGGWKSAEAVPKLVQDYMSGKLLLDEFVTHRLTLDQVNQAFELMITGKSIRTVINM is encoded by the exons ATGGAAACTGAGGGCAAG GTGATCAAGTGCAAGGCAGCAGTGGCCTGGGAACCAGGAAAACCATTCTCCATTGAGGAGGTGGAGGTTGCCCCTCCCAAAGCACATGAAGTACGAATTAAG ATAGTAGCATCTGGAGTATGCCACACAGACTGGACTTTCCTCCATGAGGTTGGTAAAACTATGAATCCCCAGCCCTTTCCTGTGATTTTGGGACATGAAGGGGCAGGAGTGGTGGAAAGTGTTGGTCCAGGTGTCACAAAGATGTCCAAAG GAGATAAAGTTATTCCTCTAGTCGTGCCACAGTGTGGACAGTGTGAACGCTGTCTGAGTCCAAAGACAAACCTATGTACAAAAAACTG GGAGAtgaatcagaaatgtcttcttGCAGATGGCACCAGCAGGATCACCTGCAAGAATCAGCAGATTTACCAATTTATTGGTGTCAGCACCTTCTCTGAATACACTGTTGTGCCAGAGGACAATGTCACCAAGATTCACCCGGATGCTCCACTGGACAAAGTCTGTCTGCTGGGCTGTGGAGTGTCTACAGGATATGGAGCAGCAGTGAACACAGGCAAA GTAGAATCTGGCTCTACATGTGCGGTGTTTGGTTTGGGAGCTGTTGGACTGGCAGCTGTCATGGGATGCAAGGCTGCTGGAGCTTCCAGGATCATCGCTGTAGACATCAATCCAGACAAGTCTGAGATCGCCAAGACTTTTGGAGCAACTGAGTTTGTGAACCCTAAAGAGCACAGTCAACCCATTCAGGAGGTGCTGAGGAAGCTGACTAATGGTGGCGTTGACTTCTCTCTTGAGTGTGTGGGGAATGTAGGAGTAATG AGGTCCGCTGTGGAAGCATGTACTCCTGCAGGGGGAGTCTGTGTTATGGTGGGCTGGACCAGGATGGGAGAACTTACTCTGGTTTCTGAGGATATTCTACTAGGAAAAACTCTAAAAGGCTCCTATTTTGGCG GTTGGAAGAGTGCTGAGGCAGTGCCCAAGCTGGTACAGGATTATATGAGCGGGAAGCTTCTGCTGGATGAATTTGTGACACACAGACTGACTCTAGATCAGGTTAACCAGGCCTTCGAGCTTATGATCACTGGGAAGAG TATCCGTACAGTGATCAATATGTGA